A stretch of DNA from Senegalia massiliensis:
TAAAAACATAGATCAAATAGAGCAAATATTAAATAAAGGGTATTATACTCCACTATTTTAATAAAAGTTAAATTAAAGATTAAATTTAATCTTTAATTTAACTTTTTATTGTCTATATTTAATTTAGATAAGGAGTATATAATAGAAGTAGAAATAATTCTTGCCATTTTCATTACTATATTTAGCCGAGTGTTTTGAAGTAAAATAAATTCCATAAAGCCAGATATATTTACAACTCCTGTTATATGAATATTACCTACAAGAGGTAGTTCTTTATTAACACCTGATCCAGGTTTTAAAGGTCCATCCCAGACACTTATAAAACCTACTCTGTTATACATACCTAAAGAAGCATCAATAGCTATTACAAATGGGTTATCAAATTTTTTATCTATAATATTAATATATGTAATTAGATTTTTAGCATGAACGGGTTTTTCTAAAGTTCCATAAATATGAACATTTTTAGTGTTTAGAAACAATCCTTTATCTAAAAAGTATCCAACAAGAGGTCCTAAGGAATCCCCTGTAGATTTATCAGTTCCTATACATACTATAACTATATCTGAATAAATAGGACTATAAGTTTCTGATAATTTTTTTAATAGAATATTAGAAAATGTAGATGTGGCAAAATCAGAGTTACAATCTATAGAATTGTTATTTTGATTCAACATATTTAAACCTCCATATGGATAAGATATTATATTGATATAAATATTATTTAGTCTATAATTAATAATATGATTTTATCCAATATATTATAAAAAATACTATATTTTATTTAAATATATTAGTTGTATGAATAGTTTAGAATATTGAATATCAATATATATCCAAATGCTTATAATTATATTTAAAAATATCCTTGACAAGCATATATATATTTGATATAGTACTAAGAGTCGTCAGGAAAGCTTGTCTTTCTAAGTGAAAAAAGAATTTAAAAGAAAATAAAAAAAGTTATTGACAAGCTACTTAAAACCTGATATAGTATTAAGAGTCGCTAGCAAACAGTGACAATGAATTGGTCTTTGAAAATTGAACAGTGTAGATAACAACAACTTATAAGTTGTAAAATTATAAAGCTAAATT
This window harbors:
- the yyaC gene encoding spore protease YyaC is translated as MLNQNNNSIDCNSDFATSTFSNILLKKLSETYSPIYSDIVIVCIGTDKSTGDSLGPLVGYFLDKGLFLNTKNVHIYGTLEKPVHAKNLITYINIIDKKFDNPFVIAIDASLGMYNRVGFISVWDGPLKPGSGVNKELPLVGNIHITGVVNISGFMEFILLQNTRLNIVMKMARIISTSIIYSLSKLNIDNKKLN